The genomic DNA CGCGCGGTTCGGTCCCTCCGGTGAACGTTTCCGGAGACCGACCAAATACTAAAGCGAGTCGCAGCCCTTCGTGCGGCCGGTCGAGAACCCTCGCTTACCGTCCCGCTGGCTCAAACATGCTGTTACCGTGCAGACGCTCAAGCTTCTTCCCACTATTCCCAATAGTGGTGGAACCACAAGGATCCAAACCAGCCGGATTGAAAGCGACCGGGGGGGGTGTAGACTTTGTAACTGAGACCGGAAAAGACGGCTCGTCCGGGAAAGAAAGGAGAAGCGCATGAAACGAATATCAGGAATGCTCATAACGGGAGCTATGCTCATCACATGCGCCGGCGCAGGTGCAGCCTTCGGCCAGCCAGGGGGCAAGGGGATGGGGAGGCAGGGGGGAATGAAGGACGGTATGATGCAGCAGATGTTGAACGAGCCTCATCCGAAGCTGGCCATGGCCTACAAGAGAAACCTGGTGAATTTCGCCGGCACCCTCAAAGCCCACATCGCCAAGACCGGAAAGGTGGACAGGCAGTTCGCGGAATCTGCGGTGGAGGAGATGAAACGTAGCCTCGGCCAGATGAAGACCCATCACGACGAGCACATGAAGACGATGTCTGACCAGATGAAACAGCAGATGGGCGAGAAGATGAAGATGATGGACGATCGTATCGCAACGCTCCAGCAGCATCTGGACACACTCGAAAAAGAAGTGAAGGCCGAGGCGCCGGACCCGAAAAAGGTGACGGCAGAGGTCGATCAGATCCTCAAGCAGTGCGACATGATGAAGATGGATAAAAAGTCCCAGAGGAAGAGCCGGACGAGGTAAACAGGAAGCGCTTTCGGAAGCCCCCGTTTCCCGGGGGCGCTCCGAGGGCCCCCCGGAACATGTGACGGAAGGAGGTTGCGGTGAATGTTTTACGCCTGAAGTCATGGTCCCCTTATCTGGTAGGCGCTGCGATAGGCGTTCTGAGCTGGTTCGCCTTTGCCAGTGCCGACAGGCAGATCGGCATCACCACTGCTTTCGAATACAGTGCTGCCCTTGTCCAAAAAGCCGCCGCACCGCAGATTGCCGAGCAGAACACCTATTATGCAGAGAAAGCGAATGAGAACAAATCACCGAAGATCGACTGGGAATGGATGCTGGTCGTCGGCGTATTCATAGGCGCCTTCGTGAGCTCAAAGCTCTCGGGGGATCGCCCGGGGGAAAAGGTACCACAGCTCTGGCGCTGGAGATTCGGTGCAAATCCCGCTGCACGTTATACCGGAGCATTCGCGGGGGGACTCATCATGATGTTCGGCGCACGGGTTGCGCAGGGATGCACCAGCGGCCATGCCATAAGCGGCTTCCTTCAACTGGCGCTGTCCAGCTGGATCTTCGCGCCGGTGATGTTTACGGCGGCGGTTGCAACGGCCTTCCTGCTGTACGGAAGGGAGGGGCGGAATCATGTTGGATGATCCTGCAAAACTTTTACTCGGACTTCTCACCGGGATTGTCTTCGGGTTCCTCCTGCAAAAGGGACAGGTCGCCAAGTTCCATGTGATACTCGGCCAGCTGCTGCTGAAGGATTGGACGGTTGTAAAAATCATGGGGACGGCGGTTGCCGTCGGCACGATCGGTGTGAACATCCTTGTCGCGACGGGACTGGCATCGCTACACATCCAGACTGCTTCCGTCGGGCGGGTCGTGGGAGGCGGGATTCTTTTCGGAATAGGAATGGCGATTTTCGGGCTCTGTCCCGGCACGAGCGTAGCGGCAAGCGGTGAAGGGCACAGGGACGCCATGGTGGGGGTGCTCGGGATGCTCTGCGGCGCAGCGCTGTACGTGGCTCTGTTTCCGTGGCTCCAGCCCCTTTTCAAGGCGCTGCCCGACTACGGCAAGGTCACGCTGCCGCAGGCCACCGGAACAACCACCTCGCTCTGGGCAGGAGGGGTCGCTCTGATTTTCGCCACGGGGCTTATCCTGCTCCGGGTCCGGGGCTCGCAGCTACATCCGAAACGGTAACTGTGCCTCATGGATCGTGGGTGGACCATAGTGTCCGTCTGCTTTTGCCCGAAGGGGTGCCGGGCCATCTCCGAAAACCTCCCCTGCGGCTGCCATCCCCGCATCGAGTGCCGCTTCTCAAGTTCGTGCTACACTTTCAGGAGAAGCGGCAAATCAGAAAGGAGACGCCTCATGGACACTGCAACATCGCGAGTAGACGGAAAGATGCTCATCACCGCTGCGGCTGCCGGTCTCCTTGCATCCGCCATCACAGGCCTGGCCGACAGGCTACTGGATCGCCTGGTGAGCGAAGAGCAGAAAAAACGTGACCGGCAGGTAAGAAAAGGAACGGCTCACGCCGTCGCAGGGCCATATTTTGCCGAGAAAATAGCGGGACACGAACTTACTGAAACGGGACAGAAACGGGCACGCGCAGCTTTCAGCATTACCTATTCCCTCGTCTGGGGGACGATCTACACACTTCTCAGAAAAAAATACCCGCAGCTTGCAAGGGGAGCCGGCCTTCCCTTCGCCCTTCCCTTCTTCTTTGCCTGCGACGGATTACTGGCGCCCCTGCTGGGGGTTTCGCCGAGCCTGAAGAAGGTGCCGTGGCAGCCGAAGGCGAAGGAGATGGTTAACCACCTCGCCTGGACGGCGGCGGCCGAGATGGTGCTTCGGGGGACGGGAAGAGGGACTCAGCGCACATGGCCTGCAGGTCAGCCGGGAAGGGCATAGAAAGGGTGAGCAGCGGGGAGACAGGGATGGCCAGAAGCGCAACCTGTGTCCAATACCTGCAAAGGGGGCTGTAATGGCACGATCACGAGAAATAATGTACCGGGAACTTCCCTCATGGCTCAATGCAGTCCTGGTCTTCGGGACCCTTGCAACGGTGGTGTTCTTCGAAATGAAGCGCCCGCTGCGCAAGTCGAGGCAAAGCAAGGCTTCCCGCGACACCAGGAATGTTTTCATGTCGCTCACGACGGCAGCGACCATAGCACTCACGGAAAAACCGGTTACCGCCCCACTCTCCCGGATGGTGGAGCGGCACGGCATCGGCCTGCTGAAGCTCCGCCGGCTGCCGGTGTGGGCCGACCTGCTCCTTTCCGTGGTACTCCTCGATTACACGCTCTACATCTGGCACTACCTTACCCACAAGGTGCCCTTTCTCTGGCGCTTCCACCTCGCCCACCACGTGGACCTGGATCTGGACGCCTCGACGGCGCTTCGGTTCCACGCGGGAGAGATGCTCCTTTCCGTGCCGTGGCGCACAGCTCAGGTGGCAGTTATCGGCGTTTCGCCCCTCGGTCTGGCGCTGTGGCAGACGCTGACCCTAATGGAGATCATGTTCCACCATTCCAACACCCGGCTGCCCTTCGACGTTGAGCGCCGATTGTGCAGGGTGATCGTAACCCCTCGGATGCACGGGATTCATCACTCCATCGTCCAGGATGAAACGGATTCAAACTGGTCCACCATTTTCAGCTGGCCCGACTATCTCCACCGCACCATCCGGCTGAACGTCCCCCAGGACAGGATCACCATCGGAGTGGCGGCTTATCAGAACCCTGAAGAACTCACTACCGGGAAGATCCTCAAGCTGCCGTTCGTCGTGGACCGGCCCAGCTGGCACATGGTGGACGACGGCAAGCCGCAGCGCGAGCCGTTACCGGGCCCGGTGACCTCACTGGCAGAAGAAACCGGACCGAAGGTGCCCGCAGCTCCTTCGGAAGAGGATATCACAGGGCTGCCGTTGCACGAATTCTGGCAGGGGCTCAGAAGGAGGTGGAGCGCTTCCATCACCGGAAGAGCGTGACGTAAAGACGCTTCGCCTCGGGTAGCTGACTGCCGGGAGCTGTGCACGGAATGCTCATGGATCAGGACAAGACAATCGCCCCCTCGGGGATGGACACGGCAAAGGACCCGGTCTGCGGAATGGACGTCTCACCTGCCTCGGCAGCCGGCTCCGCGGAATATTCAGGGCACACCTGGTACTTTTGCAGCGCCCGTTGTGTCGAGAAGTTCCGTGTCTCCCCCGAAACGTACCTGAAAAAAGAAGCGCACAAGGACTCAATCTCTTCGGATACCGAATACACCTGCCCGATGCATCCCGACGTCCGGCAAACCGGCCCCGGCTCCTGCCCGAAGTGCGGCATGGCCCTCGAACCCACGACTCCAGCGCCTTCGCCCGGCGTCGAGTATACCTGCCCCATGCACCCCGAGATCATCCGCTCCGAGCCGGGCTCCTGCCCCATCTGTGGAATGGCGCTGGAGCCGCGGACGGTCACGGCGGGGGAAGAGCCGAACCCGGAGCTTTCGGACATGAGCCGCCGTTTCCGGATCGGCCTCCTGTTCGCCTTGCCGGTCTTCCTCATTGCCATGGGGGAGATGATGTTCGCCCGCTCACTCCACCCCGCTCTCTACGGGCGCCCTGCCGCTCTTGCGCAGCTCGTCCTGGCAACTCCGGTGGTGCTCTGGGGTGGGTGGCCTTTCTTAAGGCGCGGCTGGCAGTCCATCGTCAACAGAAGCCTCAACATGTTCACCCTCATTGCCATCGGCACCGGCACCGCCTACGTCTACAGCGTCGTCGCCACCCTCTTCCCCGGGATTTTCCCCGCCTCGTTTCGCGGCCACGGCGGCCAGATCGCCGTCTATTTCGAAGCGGCGGCAGTCATCACCGTGCTCGTGCTCCTGGGCCAAGTCCTGGAGCTGCGGGCGCGCAGCCGAACCGGCAGCGCAATCAGAGCGCTGCTTCAGCTTGCGCCGGCGACGGCCCGAAGGCTTTCGGAAACCGGTGAAGAGGAGGTTCCCCTCGAACAGGTGCTGCCGGGGGACCGGCTGCGGGTACGCCCGGGAGAGAAGGTGCCTGTGGACGGTGTTGTGCGCGAAGGGCTGAGCTCGGTGGATGAATCGATGATAACCGGCGAACCCATTCCGGTGGAGAAGCCACCGGGAAGCCGGGTCACCGGAGGGACGGTAAACGGCACCGGGAGCTTCATCATGGAAGCGGAGCGGGTTGGGAGCGATACCCTGCTCTCCCGGATCGTGCGGATGGTGGGGGAAGCACAGCGGAGCCGGGCGCCGATCCAGCGCCTGGCGGACCTCGTCTCCTCATGGTTCGTGCCGGCAGTGATTGCAAGCGCAATCATCACCTTCATCGTCTGGAGCCTCGTCGGTCCCGAGCCATCCATGGCCTATGCACTCGTGAACGCGGTGGCGGTGCTCATCATCGCATGCCCGTGCGCCTTGGGGCTCGCCACCCCCATGTCCATCATGGTCGGAACGGGGCGCGGAGCGATAGCGGGGGTTCTGATAAGGAATGCGGAGGCGCTGGAAGTGCTCGAAAAGGTGGATACTCTGGTGGTGGACAAGACCGGCACCCTCACCGAGGGGAAACCCCGCCTCGTCACCGTGTCTACCGAACCCGAATTCGATGAACAGGAGGTTCTTCGCCTGGCGGGCAGTCTCGAACGGGGGAGTGAGCACCCCCTTGCAGCGGCCATAGTAAAAGGCGCCGAAGAGAGAGGCATGGCACTGGCCGAGGCACGGGAATTCGAGACGCTTCCCGGCAAGGGGGTTATCGGGAGGGTCGAGGGGCGCTCCATACTTCTCGGGAACCGCCAGCTTTTCGCTGAAAAGGGAATCCCTCCGGGTTCTCTCCCGGAGCGGGCTGAGGCCCTTCGCCGGGAAGGACAGACAGTAATGCTCGTGGCGATGGACGGCAGCCCCGCCGGCATCATAGGCGTTGCCGACCCGGTAAAGCAAACGACGGGAGAGGCAATCCGCCTTCTCCACGATGAGGGGGTGAGGATCGTCATGCTTACCGGCGACAGCCGCGCCACCGCAGAGGCAGTGGCACGGAAGCTCGGCATCGACGAGGTTGTGGCGGAGGTGCTCCCCCACGAGAAGAGTGACGCGGTATCCCGCCTCCAGGAATCGGGGGGCACAGTCGCGATGGCGGGGGACGGGATCAACGACGCACCGGCTCTCGCCCGCGCGCACGTGGGGATCGCCATGGGAACGGGCGCCGACGTCGCCATGGAGAGCGCAGGAATTACCCTCGTAAAGGGGGATCTGCGCGGCATCGCCCGAGCCCGCCGCTTGAGCCGGGCCACCATGAGGAACATCAGGCAGAACCTCTTTTTCGCCTTCATCTACAACGTGCTCGGCGTGCCCATTGCTGCGGGTGTCCTCTACCCGGCATTCGGGCTGCTGCTCAGCCCCATGATCGCCAGCGCGGCCATGACGTTCAGTTCGGTGTCGGTGATAGCGAACGCGCTGCGGCTTCGCAAGGTCGATCTGTAAGGTGAACCCGAAAGACGCAGGTTGTCACAGACGGGCAGGTGCTTCATTGAATTTCTAAGGAATTTGGTGTAAAGTCCCTCCCGATGAACGGCACGCGGCGAACCCCATGGAGCAAAAGACACGCGGGAAAGGTGGCTCTGGCAGTCTCCTTTTTCCTGGTATTCCTCGGGATGCGGGTCCCGGATATCACCAGGCCCCACTCGCCCAAGCCCCGCCCACGTGCCGTCATAGAAAGCCCTGTCAAAGCCGGTCAGCCGGCAGGACAGAAGGCAAGCGCAACCTCCGTCTTTGAGGCCTGCCAGCCCCCCACGGCTCCCGGCCTCCCCCCGCTGTTCAGGACTTCATTCCTCTGCAAGCTAGAGAGCTTCAGCTCGATCCTCGTACAACAGCACGTTGCCCGCGCTCCTCCCTTAATCCCCGCGTAATCCCCCAAAACCGATGATGCCTGCCCGGTTTGCGCCTCGCGGCGCGACCCCGGGGACACCTGCATCTTGCGTGTCCTGCAAGGCACACATGCATCCAACCAGCTATATATGAATAACTATCAAAGGGGAGAAGCTATGAATAGGATATTCAGCAAATATTTTACTGTTGTCGCGCTTGGAGTACTTGTCGCCGGCGGCTGTGCCAGGAAGGACCTGGTGAAAAAGGAGGAACTCACTGCACCCGCAGCAACGGTACTAAATGCGGAAGCACCTGCCGGCACCGACTCCAGTGATCAAGCCGCCATCGAAGAGCAAGCGGTCAAGGAGACTCCTGTGGGTGGCAGACCGGCAGATAACGCAGGCAAGTCCCTGGCTCAGGAGCTCGCCCTGGAAAACATCTTCTTCGACTTCGATTCGTACCTTCTGTCGCCTGCCGCCCGTGATGCACTCACTCGGAATGCCCGCGAGATAAAAGGCAAGTCCGGCGTTAAATTCCGAATCGAAGGGCACTGCGACGAACGGGGCTCGGACGAGTACAATCTGGCCCTCGGTGAAAAGAGGGGAAAGGCCGCACTGGAATATCTGGTAACGTTGGGAGTTCCGGCGGAAAGGCTGTCGGTAATCAGCTACGGTAAAGAGAAACCTGCCGTCCCGGGGAGTGATGAAGCTTCGTGGGCGAAAAACCGGCGGGACGAATTCGTGGTAACGGCACAATAGCTGTTCAGGATAGTGCCGTAAGTTCCCTGTTGGACTTCTACGGTGGACATCGATGCCGGTGCTGCCGCAACAGGAACCGTTTCTGCTGCAGGATGAAACCTTTCCCTGCAACAATGCATGGAAAGGTCTCTATTCTGCGACCTGGAGATCATATGAAAAATATGCAAAAATTATTGCTACTTATGCTTTTCGCCTCCATATCCTGCGGTTTCACCTGGGGGTTCGGAGAAGAGAATAAATGTGACAAAGCCAAGGATATCGTAAGAAATCTATCCGGCAATGAGGACGAGCGGAGGAATCAGGAGGAAAAAGCACTGGAACTTTGCCCTGACGGGGCGGCAGCCAATTTCGTAGAGGCTCTGCGCCGTGAGGAAGCGGGAGAAACGGAACAGGCCGTCGCCCGGTACCGCAAGGCGTTGGCCCTAGATGATACGCTCTCGGTTGCTCACGGCAACCTGGGGCTTCTGCTGGCGCAAAGAGGGGATGTTTCCGAGGCGTCGGTCGAGCTTACCAGAGGGCTGATGGGAAAGGCGGACCCGCAATACCACAAGGCGCTGGCAGAGATTCTCCTTGGACAGAAGGCGTATCACCTGGCTGCCTTCCATTATTCCGAAGCAGCCCGGGCTTTCCCTGGAGACAGCCCGGTCATGATCGGCCTGGCCGAAGCAATGTTCGGCGCGGAGCGGTTAGAGGACGCAGAAAGGGAACTCTCCCGTATCCTGGCTGTGGAGCCGGACAACCAACGCGCACGCCTCCTGCGGGCAAGGGTGTACCTCTCCCTCGACCGGCCGGATGAAGCCCTGGCGGAGCTTGAGAACGCCTCTGTCAGGAACCCGGAAGACAGGAACATTCACCGGTTCATGGCCGACATCCTCAAAGACAGGGGAGATTATGAGAATGCCATGAAAGAATACCGGCTTGCCGGAGCTGCCGACACAATCGACCCAGCCGAATACATCCGCACGGGTGACGAACGCTACTCGGAAGGCGACTTCGAGAAGGCAGCCGACGCCTTCGAGGCTGCCCTGAGCGTTAAGCCCGAGCAGCCCGACGTTCTTCAGAAACTCGGGGATGCCTTCATGGCGGCCGGCCGTGACGATGAAGCCATTGCCGCATACCGTAAGGCCGTCTCCCTGAAGGGTGCCGACGGCGATCTTTTCTACAACCTTGGAGTTCTTAACGAGCGCAAGGGTCTCCTCGATGAGTCGGCAACCCAGTACCGGCAGGCTTTGAAGCTCTCCCCGGCCAACGGTGACGCCCGCAGGAGGCTCGCTGAGATATATTTTCTGCGGGGGGACTTCGAGGAAGCGGCGGAGCAGTACAAGGAACTCATCAAAGTCAGGAACGACAATCCCGTACTCCATTTGAAACTGGGAAAGGTTTACGAGAAGGGGAAGAAGTACCCGGAGGCGCTGGCGGAGTATCAGGAAGCAGTACGGCTCGCCCCTGACAATCTTGAGGCCCGCAGAGAACTGGCATCTCTTTTCACTAGAAGGGGCCTGGTGGACGGAGCAGAAGCCCAGTACCGGGAGGTGCTTCGCCTTAAAAAGGAAGACTCGGATGCACGCTCCGCGCTCATTGCAATTGCCGTAAAAAAGAAACGATACGAGGATCTCTTCGTCCTGCTCAAGGAGGGTTCCGAGCTTTACCCTCAGGATCCCGGAGCCCACTACAAGTTGGGAATCATCTACGAATTCAGGAAGGATTTCGAAGCGGCCATTGCCGAATATGAAAAAACCGTCGGACTGAAGAGCGACCATGCGAAGGGACTGAACGCCCTTGGGCGGCTCTATCTGAAAAAAGGGCAGATCAAAGAAGCCAGAGAGGCTCTCGAAGCCGCCAAAAAAGCGGACCCGAACCTCGACGAGCCGCCGCTGCTCCTCAGCCGGATAAAGAATGACCTGTCGCCCGAACCGGCCCAGTATAAGAAAAAAGCCGGCAAAAAGCAGAAGAAGATCGTCAAAAAGAAGACGAAACAAAAAAATGTGAAGCACACGCCCAAGCAGAAGAAGACGAAACGGCGGTAAGCTCAGTTACTTCAGCACCATCATCTTGTCCCGGAACTCCGGTGCAGCCGAATCAGCGCCTCTTCGGCTGCACCGGAAAAACGGGCATTGCCCGACAGCAACTCCATAGCTCAAATTTCAATCCTGAACTCGGCTCCGTTGCCTACGTTACGGGCAGTGAGACTCCCGTTCATGTTCTTCTCGATGATCACCTTCGACATGTAGAGCCCTATGCCGGTCCCGCTCCCCTCCTTCTTGGTTGTAAAGTAGGGCTGGAATATCATGGGCAGTATTTCTTCCGGTATCCCCCCTCCGTTATCCCTGATGGCAACTACAGACCTGTTGTTCTCGCTGGATATCACGATCTGCACCTGCGGGTCGCGGACATCACGCTCCAGGAAGATGTCGCGAGCGTTGTTCAGAATATTGAGCAAGACCTGGATGAATTCATTCGGATATCCGATTACCCTGAATTCCCCTTCCGCCTTCAGGTCTACTGAAATTCCACAACTGGAAAAAGAGGGAGATATGAAGTTGAGGCTCCATCCAACCAGCTCATTCACCACAAAAGTTTTTTTCTCTTTGTCGTATCTGAGAAAATTGCGGAAATCATCGATCGTCCGCGACATGAATCCGATATTTTCAAGGGTTCTCTCGATGGTGGACTTCACATCATCTTTCGATGCCTGATCCAGTTCGTACTTCACTCCCAAAGTTTGAACCAGAAGCGCAATATTGTTGAGCGGCTGTTTCCATTGATGGCCGATGTAGGTAATCATCTCTCCCATCGCTGCCTGCCTGCTCTGCTGAATCAGGGCCTGGTCCTTTTGGCGAATTTCCGCGACTGCTTCGGCAATTCTGCCCTCAAGGGTGCAATTCAATTCTTCCAGCTGGTGCTGCTTCTCTGCAAGGGCCGCCTCGGCCGATTCCCGCCGACGCATGTCCTCGGCAAGGGAAGCAGCCATAAAATCAAAGGCGGCGGCAAACTCTCCCAGTTCTCCCCCCTTCACGAACTCAGGAACCCTGACCTCCAGATCCCCGGCGGCAATCCGTTGCGACGTTGCCTCCAGTGCGGAAATACGATCGATTATCGAAAATTTGGCTATGAGCAGCACTACCAGAAGCGCCGCAAGTATGAAGGGGACAAGAACGCTCAGCTTCAAAAGGAGAGCCTTGTTTGCTTTCTGTACGACCGCATCTACGGGGATTCCGCTGACGATATAGACATATGGATCTGTTTCACCGGCGAGGAAAAGCTTTCGGTGGCTTATGAAAAACTCTGTTGCACCGTCGAGGCCTGAACCGGTGAACTGACTCTTGTCGGGGTCCGACTTTATGTGCCTGAACAACGTCAGGTCCAGAGGTTTCCCGACATAAGCTGCAGGTGCGATGCCCCTGCTTATAATGGTTCCCCTATGATCTGTAATCGCATACATGGAGCCTGGTGGGAGGCCTGAGCGCTTGAGAAGATCCCTGAAAAAGTCCAGATCGAAATTCAGGGAGATGATACCCTCGAGTTCCCCTATCCGGTCCTCCATGGGATAGCCGAAGTTAATGGTCGGTTTCCTGAAAGTTCTGCCGATCCCGAATTCGCCTGATGAAAATCTTCTCGTCGCCGAAGCGTTTTTGAAGTACCTCCTGTCCGCAACCGAAACAGGGGATCTCCTCGGCGCTGCAGAGGCCCACAATCTTCCGGTCCGGTCGGAAACCGCGAGATTTACATACTGAGGATTCAACCCCCGGATTTTCCGGAGAATAAGTTCGGTTCTCTCCTGGTCCTGATTTCTTATTTCGGATGATTGAGCCAGCGCGCTGGCCAGTTGCTGTGCACCGGCAACGAGATTCTCCATCTCCGATGCGATATCCACGGCAAGGCGCTCTGAATCCGCCTGGGCTTGGGCGATGGATTCCCGCCTTTCTGAAAATACATCATTGATGGCTATTCCAACCGCGGGCAGAGCCAGAATCCCTGCCAGGATCAGAAGGTTCCTTCTTATGCATGCAGTGAACAGTCTGAACATGCCACCCCTCGCCATCATGTCGAAGATGCCGGACATCATCGTCATTACCATAACTTAAGCTACAAATGCATCCATTAAATTAAAGCGACTTATACATTTTATTATTATTAAAATCCGGCCATGCCGATCCCCGTTCTGGCGGGCTGGATAGAGCCGGCACCGGCGCTCTGAATTTACTCTCATTGAAGATGCCTTCAAAAAGCCTTGACATCCCCCAGGTCGTAAAGTAGTTTTCGTGGCTCCTGAATTAAATTATATCAATCATAAACACCACCTCTCCTCCGGAATTTGGGCTGTCAACGCAATGTCACTGTTCAGGGAACCTCTGAAGATTTTTTGCCGGGCGGCTCTCGACATCATATTTCCACCTCGCTGCCATTTCTGCGGCTCCTGGATGTCGAACGGAAACGATCTCCACCTCTGCGATGAATGCCTCCGGGAGATGCGCTCCATTTCCTCCCCCCTCTGCACGGCATGCGGCATCCCCTTCAGGACGGAAGGCGGGATCAACCACCTCTGCTCGGTTTGCAGCACAAGACACCCTCCCCTCACGATGCGCGGAGCTCTGCTGTATGAGGGGAAAGCTCGGGAGCTGATCCACCGCTTCAAGTACCAGCACAAGGTTCAGATTTGTCGTCCACTGGGTCTCTTTACGGCAGAGCTGCTAGGTAATTTCGTATCTGCGGCTTCACCATCCCTGATCATCCCCGTCCCACTCCACCCGCGGAAACTACGGGAACGTGGATTCAACCAGTCTCTGCTCCTCGGTCAGGTGCTCGCACGGCAGTGGCGTGTCCCCCTCTGCCGGCGAAGCCTGCGCCGCACCCGATTCACCCTTCCGCAGACCGAACTCTCCGCGGAAGAGCGGGCGGCCAACGTGAGGGGAGCGTTCGCCGTATGGGATGACGCAGCAATCAGGGGAAAACGTATCCTTCTGGTCGACGACGTCTGCACCACCGGAAGCACCATAAGGGAATGCGCAAAGGTTCTTCTCCGCTCCGGCTCAGAAGAGGTATTTGCAGTCACGGTCGCCCGCGCACCCTTGTGAACAGCGGTTATACGCATCAAAGGGCTTGACATCGCAGTGCAAACTCGGTAAATTGTACGGGCTTTCAAACTATAATGAGGAGGAGAACATGAAGAAACTTGTTACTGCTGCCATGTTGATCGCATTT from Geobacter sp. DSM 9736 includes the following:
- a CDS encoding sterol desaturase family protein, encoding MARSREIMYRELPSWLNAVLVFGTLATVVFFEMKRPLRKSRQSKASRDTRNVFMSLTTAATIALTEKPVTAPLSRMVERHGIGLLKLRRLPVWADLLLSVVLLDYTLYIWHYLTHKVPFLWRFHLAHHVDLDLDASTALRFHAGEMLLSVPWRTAQVAVIGVSPLGLALWQTLTLMEIMFHHSNTRLPFDVERRLCRVIVTPRMHGIHHSIVQDETDSNWSTIFSWPDYLHRTIRLNVPQDRITIGVAAYQNPEELTTGKILKLPFVVDRPSWHMVDDGKPQREPLPGPVTSLAEETGPKVPAAPSEEDITGLPLHEFWQGLRRRWSASITGRA
- a CDS encoding YeeE/YedE thiosulfate transporter family protein — protein: MLDDPAKLLLGLLTGIVFGFLLQKGQVAKFHVILGQLLLKDWTVVKIMGTAVAVGTIGVNILVATGLASLHIQTASVGRVVGGGILFGIGMAIFGLCPGTSVAASGEGHRDAMVGVLGMLCGAALYVALFPWLQPLFKALPDYGKVTLPQATGTTTSLWAGGVALIFATGLILLRVRGSQLHPKR
- a CDS encoding tetratricopeptide repeat protein, producing MKNMQKLLLLMLFASISCGFTWGFGEENKCDKAKDIVRNLSGNEDERRNQEEKALELCPDGAAANFVEALRREEAGETEQAVARYRKALALDDTLSVAHGNLGLLLAQRGDVSEASVELTRGLMGKADPQYHKALAEILLGQKAYHLAAFHYSEAARAFPGDSPVMIGLAEAMFGAERLEDAERELSRILAVEPDNQRARLLRARVYLSLDRPDEALAELENASVRNPEDRNIHRFMADILKDRGDYENAMKEYRLAGAADTIDPAEYIRTGDERYSEGDFEKAADAFEAALSVKPEQPDVLQKLGDAFMAAGRDDEAIAAYRKAVSLKGADGDLFYNLGVLNERKGLLDESATQYRQALKLSPANGDARRRLAEIYFLRGDFEEAAEQYKELIKVRNDNPVLHLKLGKVYEKGKKYPEALAEYQEAVRLAPDNLEARRELASLFTRRGLVDGAEAQYREVLRLKKEDSDARSALIAIAVKKKRYEDLFVLLKEGSELYPQDPGAHYKLGIIYEFRKDFEAAIAEYEKTVGLKSDHAKGLNALGRLYLKKGQIKEAREALEAAKKADPNLDEPPLLLSRIKNDLSPEPAQYKKKAGKKQKKIVKKKTKQKNVKHTPKQKKTKRR
- a CDS encoding YeeE/YedE thiosulfate transporter family protein, which encodes MNVLRLKSWSPYLVGAAIGVLSWFAFASADRQIGITTAFEYSAALVQKAAAPQIAEQNTYYAEKANENKSPKIDWEWMLVVGVFIGAFVSSKLSGDRPGEKVPQLWRWRFGANPAARYTGAFAGGLIMMFGARVAQGCTSGHAISGFLQLALSSWIFAPVMFTAAVATAFLLYGREGRNHVG
- the pal gene encoding peptidoglycan-associated lipoprotein Pal; the protein is MNRIFSKYFTVVALGVLVAGGCARKDLVKKEELTAPAATVLNAEAPAGTDSSDQAAIEEQAVKETPVGGRPADNAGKSLAQELALENIFFDFDSYLLSPAARDALTRNAREIKGKSGVKFRIEGHCDERGSDEYNLALGEKRGKAALEYLVTLGVPAERLSVISYGKEKPAVPGSDEASWAKNRRDEFVVTAQ
- a CDS encoding DUF1440 domain-containing protein → MDTATSRVDGKMLITAAAAGLLASAITGLADRLLDRLVSEEQKKRDRQVRKGTAHAVAGPYFAEKIAGHELTETGQKRARAAFSITYSLVWGTIYTLLRKKYPQLARGAGLPFALPFFFACDGLLAPLLGVSPSLKKVPWQPKAKEMVNHLAWTAAAEMVLRGTGRGTQRTWPAGQPGRA
- a CDS encoding heavy metal translocating P-type ATPase translates to MDQDKTIAPSGMDTAKDPVCGMDVSPASAAGSAEYSGHTWYFCSARCVEKFRVSPETYLKKEAHKDSISSDTEYTCPMHPDVRQTGPGSCPKCGMALEPTTPAPSPGVEYTCPMHPEIIRSEPGSCPICGMALEPRTVTAGEEPNPELSDMSRRFRIGLLFALPVFLIAMGEMMFARSLHPALYGRPAALAQLVLATPVVLWGGWPFLRRGWQSIVNRSLNMFTLIAIGTGTAYVYSVVATLFPGIFPASFRGHGGQIAVYFEAAAVITVLVLLGQVLELRARSRTGSAIRALLQLAPATARRLSETGEEEVPLEQVLPGDRLRVRPGEKVPVDGVVREGLSSVDESMITGEPIPVEKPPGSRVTGGTVNGTGSFIMEAERVGSDTLLSRIVRMVGEAQRSRAPIQRLADLVSSWFVPAVIASAIITFIVWSLVGPEPSMAYALVNAVAVLIIACPCALGLATPMSIMVGTGRGAIAGVLIRNAEALEVLEKVDTLVVDKTGTLTEGKPRLVTVSTEPEFDEQEVLRLAGSLERGSEHPLAAAIVKGAEERGMALAEAREFETLPGKGVIGRVEGRSILLGNRQLFAEKGIPPGSLPERAEALRREGQTVMLVAMDGSPAGIIGVADPVKQTTGEAIRLLHDEGVRIVMLTGDSRATAEAVARKLGIDEVVAEVLPHEKSDAVSRLQESGGTVAMAGDGINDAPALARAHVGIAMGTGADVAMESAGITLVKGDLRGIARARRLSRATMRNIRQNLFFAFIYNVLGVPIAAGVLYPAFGLLLSPMIASAAMTFSSVSVIANALRLRKVDL